A portion of the Hymenobacter gelipurpurascens genome contains these proteins:
- a CDS encoding transporter, producing the protein MFTRTTLLLLGALLPLQLAAQDLKKSCPYDSAHFDLFHPVPRKQLREMRPDRPGVTESPFTVDAGHFQLETDALRLINSREDTMRNRDFHVAYAVAKMGLSRRTDLQVEVPLYSISKQRGERQTDWDHNRGFGDLAIRVKHNFLGNDQKGPISMGVVAYTRLPTGGKAGSGAVEGGLILPVNIMLPHKWNLDVQIESDVNYDREQDNHYMRVMPSVALDHEFSDVFSFLVEGVTQWDAEHSGWRSSVNIAPIFSVNDNLQFDFGTHLALSRESDREFFVGVTFRR; encoded by the coding sequence ATGTTTACTCGTACCACTCTCCTGCTGCTCGGGGCGCTGCTGCCCTTGCAGCTGGCCGCGCAGGATCTGAAGAAATCCTGTCCTTACGATTCGGCCCATTTCGACCTGTTTCACCCCGTGCCCCGTAAACAGCTGCGAGAGATGCGCCCCGACCGGCCCGGCGTAACGGAAAGCCCGTTTACGGTAGATGCCGGACATTTTCAGTTGGAAACTGATGCCCTGCGTCTTATCAACTCCCGTGAGGACACGATGCGTAACCGCGATTTTCACGTAGCCTACGCCGTAGCCAAAATGGGCCTGAGCCGCCGTACCGATTTGCAAGTGGAAGTACCGCTCTACAGCATCAGCAAGCAACGCGGTGAGCGACAAACTGACTGGGACCATAACCGTGGTTTCGGCGACCTGGCCATTCGGGTGAAGCACAATTTCCTTGGCAACGACCAAAAGGGGCCCATATCAATGGGAGTAGTGGCCTATACGCGCCTGCCCACAGGTGGTAAAGCTGGCAGCGGGGCCGTAGAAGGCGGCCTGATTTTGCCCGTTAATATCATGCTGCCGCACAAATGGAACCTTGATGTGCAAATAGAATCTGATGTAAACTACGACCGTGAGCAGGACAACCACTACATGCGCGTGATGCCCTCCGTGGCGCTGGATCATGAGTTCAGCGACGTCTTCAGTTTCTTGGTGGAAGGGGTAACGCAGTGGGATGCGGAGCACTCTGGCTGGCGCTCCTCCGTAAATATTGCCCCCATTTTCAGCGTCAACGATAATCTGCAGTTTGATTTCGGTACTCACCTAGCCCTAAGCAGGGAATCTGATCGTGAGTTCTTTGTGGGTGTCACGTTCCGGCGGTAA
- a CDS encoding DUF1501 domain-containing protein, whose translation MTTRRDFLKTSVLASSLLFVPKFLHALDQQGLQTLHNSNGRRLVVVQLGGGNDGLNTIIPYRNDIYYKSRPTLGIREQSGILTLGQDLGFNPTMTQLKGLYDQGQMGILNAVGYPNPDRSHFRSMDIWQSASDSDKYVGTGWLGRYLDSNCADCQLPYNGLEVDDTLSLAMKGGLRKGLSLKSPEKFHQLTQNRFIAQVSQQKSSNAAGSELDYLYKTLAETTSSADYLYHTSKVYKSGVAYPNTEFSKNLKTAAELINSGIESRVFYVSLTGFDTHVRQQEQQGKLLQDLSSGLGAFAEDLQKAGNFDDTLILVFSEFGRRVSQNASNGTDHGTANNVLLLGGGLKQKGILNAAPDLLNLDQGDLRYQLDFRSIYATVLRDWLGADDTAILGREFQRLSGLV comes from the coding sequence ATGACCACTCGCCGCGACTTTCTGAAGACTTCCGTGCTGGCCAGCTCACTGCTGTTCGTGCCGAAATTCCTGCATGCGCTAGACCAGCAGGGGCTGCAAACGCTGCACAATTCCAACGGGCGGCGGCTGGTGGTAGTGCAGCTGGGCGGCGGCAACGATGGCCTGAACACCATCATCCCGTACCGCAACGATATATACTACAAGTCGCGGCCGACGCTGGGGATACGGGAGCAGAGCGGGATTCTTACGCTCGGTCAGGACCTGGGCTTCAACCCGACCATGACGCAGCTCAAAGGCCTCTACGACCAAGGCCAGATGGGCATTCTGAACGCCGTGGGCTACCCCAATCCCGACCGGTCGCACTTCCGCTCCATGGATATCTGGCAGAGCGCTTCTGACTCCGATAAGTACGTGGGCACCGGCTGGCTCGGGCGCTACCTCGACTCGAACTGCGCCGACTGCCAACTGCCCTACAACGGCTTGGAGGTAGACGATACGCTGAGTCTGGCCATGAAAGGTGGCCTACGCAAAGGGTTGTCGTTGAAGAGCCCGGAGAAATTCCACCAGCTGACGCAAAACCGCTTTATCGCGCAGGTAAGCCAGCAGAAGTCGTCAAATGCAGCCGGCTCGGAGCTGGATTATCTGTACAAGACGTTGGCGGAAACCACCTCATCGGCCGACTATCTGTACCATACTTCTAAAGTGTATAAGTCGGGAGTGGCCTACCCGAATACGGAGTTCAGCAAGAACCTGAAAACCGCCGCCGAGCTGATCAATTCCGGTATTGAGTCCCGTGTGTTTTACGTTTCTCTCACGGGCTTCGATACGCACGTGCGCCAGCAGGAGCAGCAGGGCAAGCTCCTGCAAGACCTGAGCAGTGGCCTAGGCGCCTTTGCTGAGGACCTGCAGAAAGCTGGCAACTTCGATGATACGCTGATTCTGGTGTTCTCAGAGTTTGGGCGCCGCGTAAGCCAGAATGCCAGCAACGGCACCGACCACGGCACTGCCAACAACGTGCTGCTGCTGGGCGGCGGCCTGAAGCAGAAAGGCATCCTAAACGCCGCCCCCGATTTGCTCAACCTCGACCAAGGCGACCTGCGCTACCAGCTCGATTTCCGCAGCATCTACGCCACCGTGCTCCGCGACTGGCTGGGCGCCGACGACACGGCCATTCTGGGCCGGGAGTTCCAGCGGTTGAGTGGCCTGGTGTAA
- a CDS encoding DUF1800 domain-containing protein, whose translation MKTTQQQLQHLYWRAGFGPRAQDLATDGSVRKAWRRILHDSEPYEPLASPQMAYAEQPEPPMVPAPAAGTPQTSMTTTPDQTSGLATAAPTAGASVGQLRKRALTPEQRKQQNQNIRAAFYAMNTGWLDRMANSPAQLREKLTFFWHGHFSCRVRRPDAALQLHNTIRRLALGKFADLLLAVSQEAAMLQFLNNQQNRKQRPNENFARELMELFTLGRGHYTEQDVKEAARAFTGWSADAQNRFVFRPKLHDDGPKTFLGQTGNFGGEDILRIILQQPQTAEFITTKLYRFFVNDTPDPARIKPLAQEFYKSQYDISGLLERMFLADWFYAAPNVGTRIKSPVELLAGMKRTFGVQLVDDKPLIVFQKALGQTLFQPPNVAGWPGGRSWIDSSSLLYRLQLPSVLFRNAEFRVALKEDENDLAPQVSRADRTFNQPVKTTVKLAPIRELLSQTPAPQQAAPLADFVLQTPIRPENMTLVQAAGDKAPEEGRLRTMVTALLSLPEYQLM comes from the coding sequence ATGAAGACGACGCAACAGCAGCTGCAGCATCTCTATTGGCGAGCCGGCTTCGGGCCGAGGGCACAGGACCTGGCTACCGATGGCTCGGTGCGCAAAGCGTGGCGCCGGATACTGCATGATTCTGAACCGTATGAGCCGCTGGCAAGTCCGCAGATGGCCTACGCCGAGCAGCCGGAGCCGCCAATGGTGCCCGCGCCTGCCGCGGGCACGCCGCAAACCAGCATGACCACCACGCCCGACCAGACGAGTGGCCTGGCAACTGCAGCGCCTACCGCTGGGGCAAGCGTAGGCCAGTTGCGGAAGCGTGCTCTGACGCCGGAGCAGCGCAAGCAGCAGAACCAGAACATTCGGGCGGCTTTTTATGCCATGAACACTGGCTGGCTTGACCGGATGGCCAACTCGCCGGCTCAGCTGCGCGAGAAACTCACGTTCTTCTGGCATGGCCATTTTTCCTGCCGCGTGCGCCGGCCCGATGCGGCACTGCAGCTGCATAATACTATCAGGAGGCTGGCCCTGGGCAAATTTGCTGATCTGCTGCTGGCCGTGAGCCAGGAGGCGGCCATGCTGCAATTTCTCAACAACCAGCAAAACCGCAAGCAGCGCCCCAACGAGAACTTCGCCCGCGAGCTGATGGAGCTGTTCACGCTGGGCCGCGGCCACTACACCGAGCAGGATGTGAAGGAAGCCGCCCGCGCCTTTACCGGCTGGAGCGCCGATGCCCAGAACCGCTTCGTGTTTCGGCCCAAGCTGCACGACGACGGCCCCAAAACCTTCCTGGGTCAGACCGGCAACTTCGGCGGCGAAGACATCCTGCGCATCATTTTGCAGCAGCCCCAAACGGCGGAGTTTATCACCACGAAGCTCTACCGTTTCTTCGTGAACGATACGCCCGATCCGGCCCGTATCAAGCCGCTGGCCCAGGAGTTCTATAAAAGTCAGTACGATATCAGTGGCCTACTGGAGCGCATGTTTCTGGCCGATTGGTTTTACGCGGCGCCTAATGTGGGCACGCGCATCAAGTCGCCGGTGGAGCTGCTGGCGGGCATGAAGCGCACCTTTGGGGTTCAGCTGGTCGATGACAAGCCGCTGATTGTGTTTCAGAAAGCGCTTGGTCAGACCTTATTTCAGCCGCCGAACGTGGCTGGCTGGCCCGGCGGCCGCAGCTGGATTGATTCGTCATCGTTGCTGTACCGGCTGCAGCTGCCCTCAGTACTATTCCGGAACGCAGAGTTTCGGGTGGCCCTGAAGGAGGACGAGAACGACCTGGCCCCGCAGGTTTCCCGCGCCGACCGCACCTTCAACCAGCCCGTGAAAACCACCGTGAAGCTCGCGCCCATTCGGGAACTGCTCAGCCAGACCCCCGCGCCTCAGCAAGCTGCCCCTTTGGCTGATTTTGTGCTGCAGACGCCTATTCGGCCCGAGAACATGACGCTGGTGCAAGCCGCTGGTGACAAAGCGCCCGAGGAAGGCCGCCTGCGCACCATGGTAACGGCCCTGCTGAGCCTGCCGGAATACCAGTTGATGTAA
- a CDS encoding lamin tail domain-containing protein has translation MKKLLVLPLLLCAAAASAQLTDSFTDGNFTQNPPWSGDAASFQVNTAQQLQSNGPATTGTVLQLVTPCAATTGTTWELWANLKLATSSGNYADVWLMADQADLKASGTKGYFVRLGGTPDEVALFRKDATGSPVYVINGQDATLNSVNNNLVRVRVTRTVQNQWKLERDLTGGVAYTSEGTATDATYQRSAWFGIMLTYSAANSKAFYFDDFRVTDATPPLLGRATVPAAQQLDLTFNEAVALGQSAANYRLSTGLVALTAQLDATDPTIVHLTFAADLPIGSLTVEARNVADQFGNVAAGPLTATVQNNGFPVAPKLNQVLITEILADEIPVVGLPASEYIEIHNPSATALLDLAGVRLLKPGGTPAVFPAGAVLLPGEYAVVCGSTRAAQFGAYRKVFGLSNFPSLTNSGDQLVLRGKDGRTLFEVSYADTWYKDTRKKDGGWTLEMIDTANPCGGLENWTASLDASGGTPGRANSVRAANPDRTAPKLLRTLALSASSVRLFFGEKLDSTAAANPALYALSAGPTITGAAPVGPDFRVVDLSLGSPLTANQPLTITVQRAVDCAGNAAGPASSAMFALPVPVSSGDVVINEILFNPRSGGVDFVELLNRSTKYLDLRGWQLGGLKTDGSIGLEAISPESYVLGPGQFVVLTTRPDLVQAQYPANNLAAFLTMSAFPSYPDDAGTVVVQNALGQELDRYAYTEKQHLALLDSRDGVSLERIRATGPSLPVNFHSAASSVGYATPGRPNSQQQPDPTGTGVLTLEPEIFTPDEDGQQDFTTLSYQLDQPGYAGTVTIYDAQGRLVRRLVRNETLATTGFWQWDGLNDKAQKAAVGYYVLLVELFRASGGEKREYRKTVVVGARF, from the coding sequence GTGAAGAAATTATTAGTCCTGCCGCTGCTCCTTTGCGCGGCCGCTGCTTCCGCACAGCTCACTGACTCTTTCACCGACGGTAACTTCACCCAAAACCCGCCCTGGTCTGGCGACGCGGCCTCCTTTCAGGTAAACACGGCTCAGCAGCTCCAATCCAACGGCCCCGCCACTACCGGTACCGTGTTGCAGCTCGTAACGCCCTGCGCGGCCACTACCGGCACCACGTGGGAGCTTTGGGCCAATCTGAAACTGGCCACCAGCAGCGGCAACTACGCCGATGTATGGCTGATGGCCGATCAGGCCGACCTAAAAGCCAGCGGTACTAAGGGCTACTTCGTGCGCCTCGGCGGCACCCCCGACGAGGTGGCGCTTTTCCGGAAAGACGCCACGGGCAGCCCCGTGTATGTGATTAACGGACAGGATGCTACTCTGAATTCGGTGAATAACAACCTCGTGCGGGTGCGGGTAACGAGGACCGTGCAGAACCAATGGAAGCTGGAGCGCGACCTGACTGGCGGAGTGGCCTACACGAGCGAGGGCACCGCTACCGACGCAACCTACCAGCGCAGTGCCTGGTTTGGCATTATGCTGACGTACTCGGCGGCGAACAGCAAGGCCTTTTACTTCGATGATTTCCGGGTGACGGACGCCACGCCGCCGCTCTTGGGTAGAGCAACGGTGCCCGCCGCCCAACAGCTCGACCTGACCTTCAACGAAGCGGTTGCCCTAGGCCAGTCGGCAGCCAACTACCGCCTCAGCACTGGCCTGGTCGCCCTCACCGCCCAGCTCGATGCCACTGACCCCACGATAGTACACCTGACCTTTGCGGCTGATTTGCCGATAGGAAGCCTGACCGTGGAGGCCCGCAACGTGGCCGACCAGTTTGGCAATGTGGCCGCTGGCCCGCTTACGGCCACTGTGCAGAACAACGGCTTCCCGGTGGCCCCGAAACTCAATCAGGTACTTATCACCGAGATTCTGGCCGACGAGATACCCGTCGTAGGCCTGCCTGCCTCGGAGTATATCGAGATTCATAACCCATCAGCTACCGCCTTGCTGGATCTGGCAGGTGTGCGCCTGCTCAAGCCGGGTGGAACTCCGGCCGTGTTTCCGGCGGGAGCGGTATTGCTGCCCGGCGAGTATGCGGTGGTATGCGGCAGCACCCGGGCCGCACAATTTGGGGCCTACAGAAAGGTGTTCGGCCTCAGTAACTTCCCGAGCCTCACAAATTCTGGCGACCAGCTGGTGTTGCGCGGCAAGGATGGCCGTACGTTGTTTGAAGTCAGCTATGCGGATACCTGGTACAAGGATACACGCAAGAAAGACGGCGGCTGGACGCTGGAAATGATAGACACCGCCAACCCTTGCGGTGGCCTGGAAAACTGGACGGCTAGCCTCGATGCCAGCGGCGGCACACCCGGCCGCGCCAATTCTGTGCGCGCCGCAAACCCCGACCGCACAGCACCCAAGCTACTACGGACACTGGCGCTATCGGCCTCCTCGGTGCGGTTGTTTTTCGGGGAGAAGCTGGATAGCACGGCGGCCGCAAACCCCGCCCTCTATGCACTAAGCGCTGGACCGACTATTACGGGAGCCGCCCCCGTAGGCCCCGATTTTCGGGTGGTGGATCTTTCGCTGGGTAGCCCGCTTACGGCAAACCAGCCGCTGACTATTACGGTGCAACGCGCTGTGGATTGCGCCGGGAATGCCGCCGGCCCGGCTTCCTCTGCTATGTTTGCGCTGCCCGTTCCTGTGTCATCGGGCGATGTGGTCATCAACGAAATCCTGTTTAATCCGCGCTCCGGTGGCGTTGATTTTGTGGAGTTGCTGAACCGCTCCACCAAGTACCTTGACCTGCGTGGCTGGCAGCTCGGCGGCCTGAAAACCGACGGCTCAATAGGCCTGGAAGCCATCAGTCCGGAGTCGTATGTGCTGGGGCCGGGCCAGTTCGTGGTTCTTACCACGCGCCCCGACCTAGTACAGGCGCAGTACCCAGCCAACAATCTGGCAGCATTTCTGACCATGTCAGCTTTCCCCTCTTACCCCGATGATGCCGGGACTGTGGTGGTCCAGAATGCGCTGGGGCAGGAGTTGGACCGCTATGCTTACACCGAAAAGCAGCACCTGGCCCTGCTGGATTCGCGGGATGGTGTGTCATTGGAACGCATTCGGGCTACCGGGCCGAGCCTGCCGGTGAACTTCCATTCGGCGGCCAGCAGCGTGGGCTACGCCACACCGGGCCGGCCTAACTCGCAGCAGCAACCAGACCCCACGGGTACGGGTGTGCTTACGCTGGAGCCTGAAATCTTTACACCCGATGAAGATGGGCAGCAGGACTTCACGACGCTTAGCTACCAGCTCGATCAGCCGGGCTACGCCGGAACCGTCACGATTTACGATGCGCAGGGCCGCCTAGTGCGCCGGCTGGTGCGCAACGAAACGTTGGCCACTACCGGCTTCTGGCAATGGGACGGCCTCAACGATAAAGCCCAGAAAGCTGCCGTGGGCTATTATGTGCTGCTGGTAGAGCTGTTTCGGGCCAGCGGCGGCGAGAAGCGGGAGTACCGCAAAACGGTGGTAGTGGGCGCACGATTCTGA
- a CDS encoding aspartate-semialdehyde dehydrogenase — protein sequence MKVAVVGATGLVGTEMLKVLAERNFPVTELLPVASAKSVGQEIEFQGKKYKVVSMDDAIAARPAVAIFSAGGSISKEEAPRFAAVGTVVIDNSSAWRMDPTKKLVVPEINAKELTSEDKIIANPNCSTIQMVVALNKLHERYKVERIVVSTYQSVTGTGKKAVDQLLEERAGQTPTNPAYPHRIDLNVLPHIDVFEDNGYTKEEMKMVKETKKIFGDDSIRVTATTVRIPVMGGHSEAVNVEFAQEFDLAEVREILRQTEGVELVDDVQNNVYPMPKDAHGRDAVLVGRLRRDETQPKTLNMWVVADNLRKGAATNAVQIAEKMLQMGLLQR from the coding sequence ATGAAAGTAGCCGTAGTAGGTGCCACCGGTTTGGTAGGCACCGAGATGCTGAAAGTGTTGGCCGAGCGCAACTTCCCGGTCACGGAACTCCTCCCCGTTGCCTCCGCCAAATCGGTAGGCCAGGAAATCGAATTTCAGGGCAAGAAATACAAGGTGGTGAGCATGGACGACGCCATTGCGGCGCGCCCGGCCGTAGCCATTTTCTCAGCGGGTGGCTCCATTTCCAAGGAAGAAGCTCCGCGCTTCGCCGCAGTTGGCACCGTTGTTATTGATAATTCCTCGGCCTGGCGCATGGACCCTACCAAGAAGCTGGTGGTGCCCGAAATCAACGCTAAAGAGCTGACCTCGGAGGATAAAATTATTGCCAACCCGAACTGTTCCACCATTCAGATGGTGGTGGCCCTCAATAAGCTGCACGAGCGCTACAAGGTGGAGCGTATTGTGGTGAGCACCTACCAGAGCGTAACGGGTACCGGCAAAAAAGCCGTCGATCAGCTCCTGGAAGAGCGCGCCGGCCAGACGCCCACCAACCCCGCCTATCCCCACCGCATCGACTTGAACGTGCTGCCGCATATTGATGTGTTTGAGGACAACGGCTACACGAAGGAGGAGATGAAGATGGTGAAGGAAACCAAGAAAATCTTCGGCGACGATTCTATCCGCGTAACCGCTACCACGGTGCGCATTCCGGTAATGGGCGGCCACTCCGAAGCCGTAAACGTGGAATTCGCTCAGGAATTTGACCTTGCGGAAGTGCGCGAAATCCTGCGTCAGACCGAAGGCGTGGAGCTGGTAGACGACGTGCAGAACAACGTGTATCCCATGCCCAAAGACGCCCACGGCCGCGACGCCGTGCTCGTAGGCCGCCTGCGCCGCGACGAAACTCAGCCCAAAACCCTCAACATGTGGGTAGTGGCCGACAACCTGCGCAAAGGCGCCGCCACCAACGCCGTCCAGATTGCCGAGAAAATGCTGCAAATGGGTTTATTGCAACGCTAG
- a CDS encoding TonB family protein: protein MKHTLLLSLALVSLLGHSGRAQTVATPKAPANAAVYTYVEQMPVFPGGQQALLQTIGETVNYPTEALEQRLEGRVFVQFVVGTSGQAQDARVTQSLHPLLDAEAVRAVSALPAFSPGRQNGRAVPVAFTLPIIFKIPQNVEEILAARAGKPATASAASVTSDYARFPGGPEALAAYLSAVPYPEGARATQAEGRVYVRFQVSASGKVEQVAAITPKTILPTKALQRRKAAETTSTLSKQTADMQLLLAATQLVTDMPSWKPAFQNGKAIASSMTVPVDFYATAPATAPAPVYAYADQMPGSIGNQGKLAGSMYQGIRYPAEALRRQVQGEVLIYFVVNEQGRVEQAEVIRSVDPLLDAEALRVIQALPASTPPMHQGKPVKVFFTAPVNFAIR, encoded by the coding sequence ATGAAACACACGCTACTCTTATCCCTTGCCCTTGTTTCTCTGCTAGGCCATTCCGGACGGGCACAAACAGTTGCTACACCCAAAGCGCCGGCAAACGCAGCTGTTTACACCTATGTAGAGCAGATGCCGGTGTTCCCAGGTGGTCAGCAGGCCTTACTACAGACCATCGGCGAAACTGTCAATTACCCAACTGAGGCCTTGGAACAGCGTCTGGAAGGACGGGTATTTGTGCAGTTCGTAGTCGGTACTTCGGGGCAGGCGCAGGATGCAAGAGTTACTCAAAGCCTGCATCCGCTGCTGGATGCCGAAGCCGTTCGGGCCGTCAGCGCGTTGCCGGCTTTCTCTCCGGGCCGGCAGAATGGCCGGGCGGTACCAGTAGCCTTTACGCTACCTATTATTTTCAAAATTCCACAGAACGTAGAAGAGATTCTGGCCGCACGAGCTGGTAAACCGGCTACAGCTTCTGCAGCTTCAGTAACCTCGGATTATGCGCGCTTCCCGGGTGGACCAGAAGCACTGGCTGCGTATCTGAGTGCTGTGCCTTACCCAGAGGGCGCCCGCGCCACGCAGGCGGAAGGCCGGGTGTATGTGCGTTTTCAGGTGAGTGCCAGCGGCAAAGTAGAACAAGTAGCTGCTATCACCCCCAAAACTATTCTCCCCACCAAAGCTCTTCAACGGCGCAAAGCAGCCGAAACAACATCAACTCTATCTAAACAAACAGCCGATATGCAGCTGCTTCTGGCTGCCACGCAACTAGTAACCGACATGCCCAGCTGGAAACCTGCTTTTCAAAATGGAAAAGCTATTGCCAGCAGCATGACCGTGCCGGTAGATTTCTATGCCACGGCGCCGGCTACCGCACCCGCACCCGTGTATGCTTATGCCGATCAGATGCCGGGGTCTATAGGCAACCAAGGAAAACTTGCGGGCAGTATGTACCAGGGAATCCGATACCCTGCTGAAGCATTACGTCGTCAGGTTCAGGGCGAAGTACTGATCTACTTCGTGGTGAATGAGCAAGGCCGGGTAGAGCAGGCTGAGGTTATCCGGTCAGTTGATCCGTTGCTGGACGCAGAAGCACTGCGCGTTATTCAAGCACTACCGGCCAGTACGCCACCTATGCACCAAGGCAAACCCGTGAAAGTATTCTTCACGGCTCCCGTAAACTTCGCCATTCGCTAA
- a CDS encoding alpha/beta fold hydrolase produces MPTTPTIVFLHGFAESRAIWTEFTRGFSKDYQLLLLDLLGHGENTEGVQDYSMEAQASYVAEQLQQQSVTQALVVGHSMGGYVALALAEAHPEMVSGLVLFHSTALPDTDEKKANRDKNHDFVQRHGVKKFMDSFIRPLFAPANRDRLPEAQTLLEDIGKATPKATILGGLEAMKNRPDRTQVLKNAQFPVLFIGGQDDVAVAIESLLPQLALPAQSHALLLADVGHLGYLERPMDTRRAIEQFAEVVFGK; encoded by the coding sequence ATGCCGACTACACCCACTATTGTTTTCCTGCACGGCTTCGCCGAATCGCGCGCTATCTGGACGGAGTTCACTCGCGGATTCTCAAAAGACTATCAGCTACTGTTGCTAGATCTGCTGGGGCACGGCGAGAATACGGAGGGCGTTCAGGACTACAGCATGGAGGCGCAGGCTAGCTATGTAGCCGAGCAGCTGCAGCAACAATCCGTGACGCAAGCGCTGGTAGTAGGCCACAGCATGGGCGGCTACGTGGCGCTGGCCCTGGCGGAGGCGCATCCGGAGATGGTAAGTGGCCTAGTGCTCTTCCACTCAACCGCTCTGCCGGATACCGACGAGAAAAAGGCTAACCGCGACAAAAACCACGATTTTGTGCAACGCCACGGCGTAAAGAAATTCATGGATTCCTTTATCCGGCCGCTGTTCGCACCCGCCAACCGCGACCGGCTGCCAGAGGCACAAACACTGCTCGAAGATATCGGGAAGGCTACCCCCAAGGCTACCATACTAGGTGGCCTAGAGGCCATGAAAAACCGCCCCGACCGCACGCAGGTGCTAAAAAATGCACAATTTCCGGTGCTCTTTATAGGGGGGCAGGATGATGTAGCGGTAGCCATCGAGAGCCTGCTGCCCCAGCTGGCGCTACCAGCTCAGAGCCATGCCTTGCTACTGGCCGATGTAGGCCACCTAGGTTATCTGGAGCGGCCTATGGATACCCGCAGGGCTATTGAACAGTTTGCAGAGGTAGTGTTTGGCAAGTAG
- a CDS encoding YceI family protein produces the protein MATTTWVLDPTHSEVQFKVKHLVISTVTGSFKQFEGQAVTNGEGFENAQVRFTAKIDSIDTNQEQRDEHLKGADFFDAATYPELTVVSTSFVKTGDDEFKLTADVTLHGVTKSVVFDVEYGGEAGDFYGNHKAGFDVTGKISRKDFGLTWSGVTEAGSIVVSDDVKLSASLQFAKQAEAVAV, from the coding sequence ATGGCCACTACCACTTGGGTTCTCGATCCTACCCACTCCGAAGTACAGTTCAAAGTAAAGCACTTGGTTATCTCGACGGTAACGGGCTCGTTCAAGCAGTTTGAGGGTCAGGCCGTGACCAACGGCGAAGGCTTCGAAAACGCACAAGTGCGCTTCACGGCCAAAATCGATAGCATTGATACCAACCAGGAGCAGCGCGACGAGCACCTGAAGGGCGCCGATTTCTTTGACGCGGCCACGTATCCGGAGCTGACGGTTGTCTCGACTTCCTTCGTGAAAACCGGCGACGACGAGTTCAAACTCACCGCCGATGTGACCCTGCATGGCGTTACCAAGTCTGTAGTATTTGACGTGGAATACGGCGGAGAAGCCGGCGACTTCTACGGCAACCACAAAGCCGGTTTCGACGTGACGGGCAAAATCAGCCGCAAAGATTTCGGCCTGACCTGGAGCGGCGTAACCGAGGCCGGTTCCATCGTGGTAAGCGACGACGTGAAGCTCTCCGCCAGCCTGCAGTTTGCGAAGCAAGCTGAAGCGGTTGCCGTTTAA